A section of the Dermacoccus nishinomiyaensis genome encodes:
- a CDS encoding phage holin family protein — translation MALNTTRGTERTLGQLVSDATTDLQNIVKGEIDLAKVEIKADAQKAGKGGGMLAAAGVLALFMLGFLLTSLAYGLSNIFGWNPWAGFLIVAGILAVVAAVLALIGIKALKKIKGKPEKTIENAQATVAAIKPAK, via the coding sequence ATGGCTCTCAACACCACGCGAGGCACCGAGCGCACGCTGGGTCAGCTCGTCTCGGACGCCACCACCGACCTGCAGAACATCGTCAAGGGTGAGATCGACCTCGCGAAGGTCGAGATCAAGGCGGATGCGCAGAAGGCCGGCAAGGGCGGCGGGATGCTCGCTGCGGCGGGCGTCCTTGCACTCTTCATGCTCGGCTTCCTGCTGACGTCCCTCGCCTACGGCCTGTCGAACATCTTCGGCTGGAACCCGTGGGCCGGATTCCTCATCGTCGCCGGCATCCTCGCCGTCGTCGCCGCGGTGCTCGCGCTCATCGGCATCAAGGCCCTCAAGAAGATCAAGGGCAAGCCCGAGAAGACGATCGAGAACGCGCAGGCGACGGTCGCGGCCATCAAGCCCGCCAAGTGA
- the nhaA gene encoding Na+/H+ antiporter NhaA: protein MPGNKNPLPPMSDEPPEFEDFKTYAHQAPVATAGRMAKRMFTRGTWPEARRVKELLQTETIGGVLLLMAAVAALTWANSPWSHSYEVLRDAHIGPHFLGLNMSVAHWAADGLLALFFFVVGLELKHEFVVGDLKNPSAAAVPVIAAVCGVAVPALIYAAINAGGDGAQGWAIPTATDIAFALAVLAVIGSHLPTALRSFLLTLAVVDDLIAITIIAIFYSHGFSLTWLVAAIVPIALFSVAVQRGLKNPVVLGVLAIAAWVCVLNSGIHATIAGVVLGLLVPVKGKHAIADRMEQRLHPYSAGFAVPVFAFFSTGVTVVGTSITDTLTDAVTIGVIAGLVLGKAVGIFGSTFLVSKFTRAELDDNLTWSDVFGLSLLGGIGFTVSLLIGELAFGSGSSADDHVKIGVLLGSLLSAALASIVLARRNRVYAQLAEEEERDDNHDGIPDVYQRPSTA from the coding sequence ATGCCCGGCAACAAGAACCCCCTCCCTCCGATGAGTGACGAGCCACCGGAGTTCGAGGACTTCAAGACCTACGCGCACCAAGCCCCCGTCGCGACGGCAGGTCGCATGGCCAAGCGAATGTTCACCCGCGGCACGTGGCCCGAGGCGAGGCGCGTCAAGGAACTGCTCCAGACGGAGACCATCGGTGGCGTCCTGCTGCTCATGGCTGCCGTGGCTGCGCTGACGTGGGCGAACTCGCCGTGGAGCCACAGCTATGAGGTGCTGCGCGACGCGCACATCGGCCCGCACTTCCTCGGGCTCAACATGTCCGTCGCGCACTGGGCGGCCGACGGTCTGCTCGCACTGTTCTTCTTCGTCGTCGGCCTCGAGCTCAAGCACGAGTTCGTCGTCGGCGATCTCAAGAACCCCTCGGCTGCGGCGGTTCCCGTCATCGCGGCCGTGTGCGGCGTCGCCGTCCCCGCTCTCATCTACGCCGCCATCAATGCCGGTGGCGACGGCGCGCAGGGGTGGGCGATCCCGACGGCCACCGACATCGCGTTCGCGCTGGCGGTGCTCGCCGTCATCGGCTCGCACCTGCCGACGGCGTTGCGTTCGTTCCTGCTCACCCTCGCGGTCGTCGACGACCTCATCGCCATCACGATCATCGCGATCTTCTACAGCCACGGCTTCTCGCTGACGTGGCTCGTCGCGGCCATCGTGCCGATCGCGCTCTTCAGCGTCGCCGTTCAGCGGGGCCTCAAGAACCCCGTCGTCCTCGGAGTGCTGGCCATCGCCGCGTGGGTGTGCGTGCTCAACTCGGGCATCCACGCGACGATCGCCGGTGTCGTCCTCGGCCTGCTCGTGCCGGTCAAGGGCAAGCACGCGATCGCCGACCGCATGGAGCAGCGCCTGCACCCCTACTCCGCCGGTTTCGCGGTGCCCGTCTTCGCGTTCTTCTCGACGGGCGTCACCGTCGTCGGCACGAGCATCACCGACACGCTGACGGACGCCGTGACGATCGGCGTCATCGCCGGGCTCGTGCTCGGCAAGGCGGTCGGCATCTTCGGCAGCACGTTCCTCGTCAGCAAGTTCACACGCGCCGAACTCGACGACAACCTCACGTGGAGCGACGTCTTCGGCCTCAGCCTGCTCGGCGGCATCGGCTTCACCGTCAGCCTGCTCATCGGTGAACTCGCGTTCGGATCAGGCAGTTCCGCCGACGACCACGTCAAGATCGGCGTCCTGCTCGGCAGCCTGCTGTCGGCTGCGCTCGCCAGCATCGTGCTGGCACGACGCAACCGCGTCTACGCCCAGCTCGCCGAGGAGGAAGAGCGGGACGACAACCACGACGGCATCCCCGACGTCTACCAGCGCCCCAGCACGGCCTGA
- a CDS encoding AAA family ATPase, giving the protein MSALIVIRGNSRAGKSTLATCLAERIGRERTMVVGQDVVRRIILTPHGTVDVHARAVLRALVTAGLGEGLDVIAEGIWFSGHYGPVLRELAAQHAGPSLFVRLEVPFDESVRRLAESPEAGEFTADDMRAWWRDRDPIAGVHEYVLSATEPPRELARFILQTLYAPAPPRDGG; this is encoded by the coding sequence GTGTCGGCGCTCATCGTCATCCGAGGCAACAGTCGGGCAGGCAAGAGCACCTTGGCCACGTGCCTCGCAGAGCGCATCGGGCGCGAGCGGACGATGGTGGTCGGGCAAGACGTCGTGCGTCGAATCATCCTCACCCCCCATGGCACGGTAGACGTTCACGCTCGCGCAGTTCTGCGCGCCCTGGTGACGGCTGGCTTGGGCGAAGGGCTCGACGTGATCGCGGAGGGGATCTGGTTCAGCGGACACTACGGCCCGGTTCTTCGTGAGCTGGCTGCTCAGCATGCAGGGCCGAGCCTGTTCGTGAGGCTCGAGGTCCCCTTCGACGAGTCCGTGCGGCGTCTCGCCGAGTCGCCGGAGGCCGGTGAGTTCACCGCAGACGACATGCGTGCCTGGTGGCGAGACCGGGACCCCATTGCAGGTGTCCACGAGTACGTCCTCTCAGCTACCGAGCCTCCGAGGGAACTGGCGCGCTTCATTCTGCAGACCCTGTACGCGCCGGCCCCACCGCGCGATGGCGGGTAA
- a CDS encoding NUDIX hydrolase — protein sequence MTDAPEAPAWLHRVHELGSSDRLRGAWPSPGPGARESAVLILFGPTDGAMAGLESLDEQGGGVDVVLTQRADAMRTHAGQVSFPGGGVEHDDADAVATALREAHEEIGLSPAGVEVLGALAPVALTVTNFAVTPVLAWWQQPSPVAALDPIEVAHVARVRVSDLVDPANRHTATHPRGFAGPAFTVDGLYVWGFTAFLLDAVLTAAGLTRAWNTGDRRQVPQRFLR from the coding sequence ATGACGGACGCGCCCGAGGCGCCGGCTTGGTTGCATCGCGTCCACGAGCTCGGCTCGTCGGACCGGCTGCGCGGTGCCTGGCCGTCGCCGGGGCCCGGGGCCCGTGAGTCGGCCGTCCTCATCCTCTTCGGGCCGACGGACGGCGCGATGGCGGGGCTCGAGTCGCTCGACGAGCAGGGCGGGGGCGTCGATGTCGTCCTCACCCAGCGCGCGGATGCGATGCGCACGCATGCGGGGCAGGTCTCGTTTCCCGGCGGGGGAGTCGAGCACGACGACGCGGACGCCGTCGCCACGGCGCTGCGTGAGGCGCACGAGGAGATCGGTCTGTCGCCGGCGGGCGTCGAGGTGCTCGGAGCGCTGGCACCCGTCGCGCTGACGGTGACGAACTTCGCCGTCACGCCGGTGCTGGCGTGGTGGCAGCAGCCGTCGCCGGTCGCCGCGCTCGACCCGATCGAGGTGGCACACGTCGCGCGGGTGCGCGTCAGCGACCTCGTCGATCCGGCCAATCGCCACACCGCGACGCATCCGCGCGGTTTCGCCGGGCCGGCGTTCACCGTCGACGGGCTGTACGTGTGGGGTTTCACAGCGTTCCTGCTCGACGCCGTGCTCACCGCTGCGGGGCTCACCCGCGCCTGGAACACCGGCGACCGCCGTCAGGTGCCGCAGCGGTTCCTGCGCTGA